From one Anopheles cruzii chromosome 3, idAnoCruzAS_RS32_06, whole genome shotgun sequence genomic stretch:
- the LOC128271377 gene encoding nuclear receptor-binding protein homolog — translation MPGSRSSNNETEHNRSPRESGEDSEDESEILEESPCGRWLKRKEEVEQRDVPGIDCAHLAMDTEEGVEVVWNEVQFSERKNFKSQEEKIQLVFENLTQLEHPNIVKFHRYWTDTHNDKPRVIFITEYMSSGSLKQFLKRTKKNVKKLPLQAWKRWCTQILSALSYLHSCSPPVIHGNLTCDTIFIQHNGLVKIGSVAPDAIHHHVKTCRDNMKNMHFIAPEYGFASTTAIDVYSFGICALEMAALEIQGNGDSGTLVTDEHIKRTVESLEDAQQKDFINKCLSHDPAKRPSARELLFHPLLFEVHALKLLAAHCLVNTSPNYDEMLQKLYKPEVVYAEIRKVNDTFKYHLGDIIGTEKLEKFVEDVKYGIYPLTAFSAQKPPATRPRAISPETAESVKSATPEPLDIETRRVVNMICSVKPREENCELFMTILLRMDDKMNRQLTCPISPDDSAVTLSHELVHLGFIHEVDRDKIATMIEDTLRNHQLKMHGAASKVQSATALTSSGSVTGDIGAAIGSMSDPLTASAAASLSAKANHLHHHVPVHSASLERGWQVADTESILATMPVIMETSGISVNSMDGGMFGGHLDDAEEARENDEELEALEEMVAQRRRSSNRTEQSSATAAAAAGRDDDPDLSAAGSPPPSHHASYHHRPLTAGQSDPLMLMNLVNSTSTDEPDAAELLPTTSERIEPYEATD, via the exons GTCGAGCAGCGCGATGTTCCCGGTATCGACTGCGCTCATTTGGCGATGGACACCGAGGAAGGTGTCGAAGTCGTCTGGAACGAGGTACAGTTTTCCGAGCGGAAAAACTTCAAATCGCAAGAAGAAAAGATACAACTAGTATTCGAAAACCTAACACAGTTAGAGCACCCAAACATAGTCAAATTTCACCGTTACTGGACGGACACGCATAACGATAAGCCTAGG GTAATATTTATAACCGAATACATGTCCTCCGGTTCCCTCAAGCAGTTTCTGAAGCGTACCAAGAAGAACGTCAAAAAGCTCCCACTGCAGGCATGGAAGAGGTGGTGTACTCAAATTTTATCTGCACTTAG TTATTTGCATTCCTGTTCGCCGCCAGTAATTCACGGCAACTTAACCTGTGATACAATATTTATTCAGCATAATGGTCTAGTTAAAATTGGTAGTGTAGCTCCAGATGCCATTCATCATCATGTAAAAACGTGTAGGGAtaatatgaaaaatatgcaTTTTATAGCACCGGAGTATGGAT TCGCTTCTACAACCGCCATCGATGTCTACTCGTTCGGCATCTGTGCGCTGGAGATGGCCGCACTGGAAATCCAAGGGAACGGTgattcgggtacgctagtcACAGATGAGCATATAAAGCGCACTGTCGAGAGTCTTGAAGATGCCCAGCAGAAAGACTTCATCAATAAGTGCCTCAGTCATGACCCTGCCAAAAGGCCTAGCGCTAGAGAGTTACTATTTCATCCGCTGCTGTTCGAGGTGCACGCCCTGAAGCTACTCGCCGCCCACTGTCTAGTGAATACCTCAC CCAACTATGACGAAATGTTGCAAAAGCTCTACAAACCGGAAGTCGTGTACGCGGAGATTCGGAAGGTCAACGATACGTTCAAGTACCACCTGGGCGACATTATCGGCACCGAGAAGCTGGAAAAGTTTGTAGAGGATGTAAA GTACGGCATTTATCCACTGACTGCCTTTTCGGCACAAAAACCACCCGCTACCCGACCCCGGGCCATATCGCCGGAGACTGCTGAATCGGTAAAGTCGGCGACACCCGAGCCGCTAGACATAGAAACGCGGAGAGTTGTGAATATGATATGTAGTGTGAAGCcgcgcgaagaaaattgtGAACTATTT ATGACAATATTGCTAAGGATGGATGATAAGATGAACCGACAGTTAACATGTCCCATCTCGCCGGACGATTCAGCCGTAACGCTTTCGCACGAGCTAGTACACTTAGGATTCATTCATGAA GTCGATCGTGACAAAATAGCTACAATGATAGAGGACACGCTGCGGAACCATCAGCTGAAGATGCACGGGGCCGCCAGCAAGGTACAGTCGGCCACGGCCCTGACGTCCTCTGGCTCGGTGACGGGTGATATTGGGGCCGCGATCGGGTCCATGTCCGATCCGCTCACCGCGTCGGCGGCTGCATCGTTATCGGCCAAAGCCAACCACCTACACCACCATGTTCCTGTACACTCGGCCA GTTTGGAACGAGGATGGCAGGTAGCCGATACGGAATCGATCCTTGCGACGATGCCGGTAATAATGGAAACATCCGGAATCAGTGTCAACAGCATGGACGGTGGGATGTTCGGGGGCCATCTGGACGACGCCGAAGAGGCGCGAGAAAACGACGAAGAGCTGGAGGCGCTGGAAGAAATGGTGGCACAGCGCCGTCGCAGCAGCAATCGAACGGAACAGtcttcggcgacggcggcggccgcggcagggCGAGATGACGATCCGGATCTGTCAGCGGCCGGTTCGCCTCCACCGAGCCACCACGCGTCGTATCACCACCGGCCACTGACAGCCGGCCAATCAGACccgctgatgctgatgaacTTGGTCAACTCCACTTCCACCGACGAGCCTGATGCAGCGGAGCTTCTTCCGACGACTAGTGAAAGAATCGAACCGTATGAGGCTACTGATTAA
- the LOC128275714 gene encoding mitochondrial Rho GTPase isoform X1, whose amino-acid sequence MVAWTGSPRRHVRILLIGDQGVGKTSLILSLVSEEFPEDVPPKAEEITIPADVTPEQVPTNIVDYSAAEQTDEALAEEIRKAHVVCIVYSVECEETLDGITDRWLPLVQKCSELERKPVVLVGNKIDLVDFSTIDHVLSIMEEYPEVESCVECSAKTLHNISEMFYYAQKAVLHPTAPLYVMDEQDLTESCKKALVRIFKVCDIDGDGLLNDYELNHFQRRCFNAPLQPQVLDEVKAVLMKNTPDGIRNDSVTLSGFLFLHCLFIQRGRNETTWAVLRRFGYNENLEMSDEYLHPTLKLPPGSSTELSHRGQQFLISVFERSDRDGDGALSPEEFQKLFSACPCPPFSTDIKRTIATNENGWPTLHGWLCRWSLMTLVDVNKTLEYLAYLGFNVHENESQLAAIHITRERRIDLAKKQNSRSVYMCHVIGPKDAAKTTFCRAFLAQDMKRLTDRDIRHSNRYAINTVQVYGQEKYLVLRDVDARLVLDPLQPGEVNCDVACLVYDIGNPKSFEYIARIYIKYFAESKIPVLIVGTKADREEARQDYLLQPPDFCHKYKLLQPQFFSVKHNKKDVYTKLATMAAFPRFQAAWILFYKHRLVQLWETTHLKQFGLVSSDPLLWWKAGLGIAAATIVGFFVVKAFHGPGSAATR is encoded by the exons ATGGTTGCTTGGACCGGGTCGCCACGGCGACACGTTCGGATACTGCTGATCGGCGACCAGGGCGTCGGCAAAACGTCACTCATCCTGTCGCTGGTCAGCGAAGAGTTTCCGGAAGATGTGCCACCGAAAGCGGAAGAAATCACCATCCCGGCGGACGTGACACCGGAACAGGTGCCAACCAACATCGTCGACTATTCGG CGGCGGAACAAACGGATGAAGCGTTGGCCGAGGAAATCCGGAAGGCGCACGTCGTCTGCATTGTCTACTCGGTGGAGTGTGAGGAAACACTGGACGGTATCACCGATCGCTGGCTTCCGTTGGTACAGAAGTGTTCCGAATTGGAGCGCAAACCGGTGGTACTTGTGGGCAACAAAATCGATCTCGTCGATTTCTCTACGATCGAT CACGTGTTATCAATTATGGAAGAATACCCGGAAGTGGAGAGCTGTGTCGAATGTTCGGCCAAAACGCTACACAACATCTCGGAAATGTTCTACTACGCGCAGAAAGCGGTTCTGCATCCGACCGCGCCGCTCTACGTCATGGACGAACAGGAT CTAACGGAATCGTGCAAGAAAGCACTCGTCCGTATCTTCAAGGTGTGCGACATCGATGGCGATGGGCTGCTTAATGACTACGAACTGAACCACTTCCAGCGGCGGTGCTTCAATGCACCGCTCCAGCCACAGGTGCTGGATGAGGTGAAGGCGGTTCTGATGAAAAACACCCCGGACGGTATACGGAACGATTCGGTCACACTGAGCGGTTTCCTGTTCCTGCACTGTCTGTTTATCCAGCGTGGCCGGAACGAAACCACCTGGGCCGTACTGCGCCGCTTCGGGTACAACGAGAACCTCGAAATGAGCGACGAATATCTGCATCCCACGTTGAAGCTgccacccggcagcagcacggaaCTGTCACACCGTGGCCAGCAGTTTTTGATCTCGGTGTTCGAACGAAGCGATCGCGACGGGGACGGTGCCCTATCGCCGGAAGAGTTTCAGAAGCTGTTCAGTGCCTGCCCCTGTCCACCGTTCTCGACCGACATCAAGCGAACGATTGCGACGAACGAGAACGGGTGGCCAACGCTGCACGGTTGGCTCTGCCGCTGGAGCCTCATGACGCTCGTGGACGTCAACAAAACGCTCGAGTATCTCGCGTACCTGGGCTTCAATGTGCACGAGAACGAATCGCAACTGGCGGCCATTCACATTACCCGCGAGCGGCGCATCGATCTGGCGAAGAAACAGAACAGCCGGTCCGTGTACATGTGCCACGTGATCGGTCCAAAAGATGCGGCCAAAACCACCTTCTGTCGGGCGTTTCTGGCGCAGGACATGAAGCGGCTCACCGATCGCGACATCCGCCACAGCAACCGGTACGCGATCAACACGGTGCAGGTTTACGGGCAGGAAAAGTACCTGGTGCTGCGGGACGTAGACGCCCGCCTCGTACTCGATCCGCTGCAGCCGGGTGAAGTGAACTGTGACGTCGCTTGCCTCGTGTACGACATCGGCAACCCGAAATCGTTCGAGTACATCGCACGGATATACATCAAGTACTTTGCCGAAAGCAAAATCCCGGTCCTGATCGTGGGCACCAAGGCGGACCGGGAGGAGGCCCGCCAGGACTATCTGCTCCAGCCGCCCGACTTTTGCCACAAGTACAAGCTGCTGCAGCCACAGTTTTTCAGCGTGAAGCACAACAAGAAGGACGTGTACACCAAGCTGGCCACGATGGCAGCCTTTCC TCGATTCCAAGCGGCCTGGATTCTGTTTTATAAACATAGATTGGTACAGCTGTGGGAAACAAC CCATCTCAAACAGTTCGGATTGGTGTCGAGCGATCCACTGCTGTGGTGGAAGGCTGGCCTCGGCATagcggcggccacgatcgtcggATTCTTCGTAGTCAAAGCGTTCCATGGCCCCGGCTCGGCCGCAACACGATGA
- the LOC128275714 gene encoding mitochondrial Rho GTPase isoform X3, giving the protein MVAWTGSPRRHVRILLIGDQGVGKTSLILSLVSEEFPEDVPPKAEEITIPADVTPEQVPTNIVDYSAAEQTDEALAEEIRKAHVVCIVYSVECEETLDGITDRWLPLVQKCSELERKPVVLVGNKIDLVDFSTIDHVLSIMEEYPEVESCVECSAKTLHNISEMFYYAQKAVLHPTAPLYVMDEQDLTESCKKALVRIFKVCDIDGDGLLNDYELNHFQRRCFNAPLQPQVLDEVKAVLMKNTPDGIRNDSVTLSGFLFLHCLFIQRGRNETTWAVLRRFGYNENLEMSDEYLHPTLKLPPGSSTELSHRGQQFLISVFERSDRDGDGALSPEEFQKLFSACPCPPFSTDIKRTIATNENGWPTLHGWLCRWSLMTLVDVNKTLEYLAYLGFNVHENESQLAAIHITRERRIDLAKKQNSRSVYMCHVIGPKDAAKTTFCRAFLAQDMKRLTDRDIRHSNRYAINTVQVYGQEKYLVLRDVDARLVLDPLQPGEVNCDVACLVYDIGNPKSFEYIARIYIKYFAESKIPVLIVGTKADREEARQDYLLQPPDFCHKYKLLQPQFFSVKHNKKDVYTKLATMAAFPHLKQFGLVSSDPLLWWKAGLGIAAATIVGFFVVKAFHGPGSAATR; this is encoded by the exons ATGGTTGCTTGGACCGGGTCGCCACGGCGACACGTTCGGATACTGCTGATCGGCGACCAGGGCGTCGGCAAAACGTCACTCATCCTGTCGCTGGTCAGCGAAGAGTTTCCGGAAGATGTGCCACCGAAAGCGGAAGAAATCACCATCCCGGCGGACGTGACACCGGAACAGGTGCCAACCAACATCGTCGACTATTCGG CGGCGGAACAAACGGATGAAGCGTTGGCCGAGGAAATCCGGAAGGCGCACGTCGTCTGCATTGTCTACTCGGTGGAGTGTGAGGAAACACTGGACGGTATCACCGATCGCTGGCTTCCGTTGGTACAGAAGTGTTCCGAATTGGAGCGCAAACCGGTGGTACTTGTGGGCAACAAAATCGATCTCGTCGATTTCTCTACGATCGAT CACGTGTTATCAATTATGGAAGAATACCCGGAAGTGGAGAGCTGTGTCGAATGTTCGGCCAAAACGCTACACAACATCTCGGAAATGTTCTACTACGCGCAGAAAGCGGTTCTGCATCCGACCGCGCCGCTCTACGTCATGGACGAACAGGAT CTAACGGAATCGTGCAAGAAAGCACTCGTCCGTATCTTCAAGGTGTGCGACATCGATGGCGATGGGCTGCTTAATGACTACGAACTGAACCACTTCCAGCGGCGGTGCTTCAATGCACCGCTCCAGCCACAGGTGCTGGATGAGGTGAAGGCGGTTCTGATGAAAAACACCCCGGACGGTATACGGAACGATTCGGTCACACTGAGCGGTTTCCTGTTCCTGCACTGTCTGTTTATCCAGCGTGGCCGGAACGAAACCACCTGGGCCGTACTGCGCCGCTTCGGGTACAACGAGAACCTCGAAATGAGCGACGAATATCTGCATCCCACGTTGAAGCTgccacccggcagcagcacggaaCTGTCACACCGTGGCCAGCAGTTTTTGATCTCGGTGTTCGAACGAAGCGATCGCGACGGGGACGGTGCCCTATCGCCGGAAGAGTTTCAGAAGCTGTTCAGTGCCTGCCCCTGTCCACCGTTCTCGACCGACATCAAGCGAACGATTGCGACGAACGAGAACGGGTGGCCAACGCTGCACGGTTGGCTCTGCCGCTGGAGCCTCATGACGCTCGTGGACGTCAACAAAACGCTCGAGTATCTCGCGTACCTGGGCTTCAATGTGCACGAGAACGAATCGCAACTGGCGGCCATTCACATTACCCGCGAGCGGCGCATCGATCTGGCGAAGAAACAGAACAGCCGGTCCGTGTACATGTGCCACGTGATCGGTCCAAAAGATGCGGCCAAAACCACCTTCTGTCGGGCGTTTCTGGCGCAGGACATGAAGCGGCTCACCGATCGCGACATCCGCCACAGCAACCGGTACGCGATCAACACGGTGCAGGTTTACGGGCAGGAAAAGTACCTGGTGCTGCGGGACGTAGACGCCCGCCTCGTACTCGATCCGCTGCAGCCGGGTGAAGTGAACTGTGACGTCGCTTGCCTCGTGTACGACATCGGCAACCCGAAATCGTTCGAGTACATCGCACGGATATACATCAAGTACTTTGCCGAAAGCAAAATCCCGGTCCTGATCGTGGGCACCAAGGCGGACCGGGAGGAGGCCCGCCAGGACTATCTGCTCCAGCCGCCCGACTTTTGCCACAAGTACAAGCTGCTGCAGCCACAGTTTTTCAGCGTGAAGCACAACAAGAAGGACGTGTACACCAAGCTGGCCACGATGGCAGCCTTTCC CCATCTCAAACAGTTCGGATTGGTGTCGAGCGATCCACTGCTGTGGTGGAAGGCTGGCCTCGGCATagcggcggccacgatcgtcggATTCTTCGTAGTCAAAGCGTTCCATGGCCCCGGCTCGGCCGCAACACGATGA
- the LOC128275714 gene encoding mitochondrial Rho GTPase isoform X2, whose product MVAWTGSPRRHVRILLIGDQGVGKTSLILSLVSEEFPEDVPPKAEEITIPADVTPEQVPTNIVDYSAAEQTDEALAEEIRKAHVVCIVYSVECEETLDGITDRWLPLVQKCSELERKPVVLVGNKIDLVDFSTIDHVLSIMEEYPEVESCVECSAKTLHNISEMFYYAQKAVLHPTAPLYVMDEQDLTESCKKALVRIFKVCDIDGDGLLNDYELNHFQRRCFNAPLQPQVLDEVKAVLMKNTPDGIRNDSVTLSGFLFLHCLFIQRGRNETTWAVLRRFGYNENLEMSDEYLHPTLKLPPGSSTELSHRGQQFLISVFERSDRDGDGALSPEEFQKLFSACPCPPFSTDIKRTIATNENGWPTLHGWLCRWSLMTLVDVNKTLEYLAYLGFNVHENESQLAAIHITRERRIDLAKKQNSRSVYMCHVIGPKDAAKTTFCRAFLAQDMKRLTDRDIRHSNRYAINTVQVYGQEKYLVLRDVDARLVLDPLQPGEVNCDVACLVYDIGNPKSFEYIARIYIKYFAESKIPVLIVGTKADREEARQDYLLQPPDFCHKYKLLQPQFFSVKHNKKDVYTKLATMAAFPRFQAAWILFYKHRLVQLHLKQFGLVSSDPLLWWKAGLGIAAATIVGFFVVKAFHGPGSAATR is encoded by the exons ATGGTTGCTTGGACCGGGTCGCCACGGCGACACGTTCGGATACTGCTGATCGGCGACCAGGGCGTCGGCAAAACGTCACTCATCCTGTCGCTGGTCAGCGAAGAGTTTCCGGAAGATGTGCCACCGAAAGCGGAAGAAATCACCATCCCGGCGGACGTGACACCGGAACAGGTGCCAACCAACATCGTCGACTATTCGG CGGCGGAACAAACGGATGAAGCGTTGGCCGAGGAAATCCGGAAGGCGCACGTCGTCTGCATTGTCTACTCGGTGGAGTGTGAGGAAACACTGGACGGTATCACCGATCGCTGGCTTCCGTTGGTACAGAAGTGTTCCGAATTGGAGCGCAAACCGGTGGTACTTGTGGGCAACAAAATCGATCTCGTCGATTTCTCTACGATCGAT CACGTGTTATCAATTATGGAAGAATACCCGGAAGTGGAGAGCTGTGTCGAATGTTCGGCCAAAACGCTACACAACATCTCGGAAATGTTCTACTACGCGCAGAAAGCGGTTCTGCATCCGACCGCGCCGCTCTACGTCATGGACGAACAGGAT CTAACGGAATCGTGCAAGAAAGCACTCGTCCGTATCTTCAAGGTGTGCGACATCGATGGCGATGGGCTGCTTAATGACTACGAACTGAACCACTTCCAGCGGCGGTGCTTCAATGCACCGCTCCAGCCACAGGTGCTGGATGAGGTGAAGGCGGTTCTGATGAAAAACACCCCGGACGGTATACGGAACGATTCGGTCACACTGAGCGGTTTCCTGTTCCTGCACTGTCTGTTTATCCAGCGTGGCCGGAACGAAACCACCTGGGCCGTACTGCGCCGCTTCGGGTACAACGAGAACCTCGAAATGAGCGACGAATATCTGCATCCCACGTTGAAGCTgccacccggcagcagcacggaaCTGTCACACCGTGGCCAGCAGTTTTTGATCTCGGTGTTCGAACGAAGCGATCGCGACGGGGACGGTGCCCTATCGCCGGAAGAGTTTCAGAAGCTGTTCAGTGCCTGCCCCTGTCCACCGTTCTCGACCGACATCAAGCGAACGATTGCGACGAACGAGAACGGGTGGCCAACGCTGCACGGTTGGCTCTGCCGCTGGAGCCTCATGACGCTCGTGGACGTCAACAAAACGCTCGAGTATCTCGCGTACCTGGGCTTCAATGTGCACGAGAACGAATCGCAACTGGCGGCCATTCACATTACCCGCGAGCGGCGCATCGATCTGGCGAAGAAACAGAACAGCCGGTCCGTGTACATGTGCCACGTGATCGGTCCAAAAGATGCGGCCAAAACCACCTTCTGTCGGGCGTTTCTGGCGCAGGACATGAAGCGGCTCACCGATCGCGACATCCGCCACAGCAACCGGTACGCGATCAACACGGTGCAGGTTTACGGGCAGGAAAAGTACCTGGTGCTGCGGGACGTAGACGCCCGCCTCGTACTCGATCCGCTGCAGCCGGGTGAAGTGAACTGTGACGTCGCTTGCCTCGTGTACGACATCGGCAACCCGAAATCGTTCGAGTACATCGCACGGATATACATCAAGTACTTTGCCGAAAGCAAAATCCCGGTCCTGATCGTGGGCACCAAGGCGGACCGGGAGGAGGCCCGCCAGGACTATCTGCTCCAGCCGCCCGACTTTTGCCACAAGTACAAGCTGCTGCAGCCACAGTTTTTCAGCGTGAAGCACAACAAGAAGGACGTGTACACCAAGCTGGCCACGATGGCAGCCTTTCC TCGATTCCAAGCGGCCTGGATTCTGTTTTATAAACATAGATTGGTACAGCT CCATCTCAAACAGTTCGGATTGGTGTCGAGCGATCCACTGCTGTGGTGGAAGGCTGGCCTCGGCATagcggcggccacgatcgtcggATTCTTCGTAGTCAAAGCGTTCCATGGCCCCGGCTCGGCCGCAACACGATGA